From one Melioribacteraceae bacterium genomic stretch:
- the lexA gene encoding transcriptional repressor LexA translates to MKLKLTDRQQDILNFIQQYLDTNGYPPTLREIGKKFDISSTFGVKRHLEALVKKGYLNIESHQSRALSIVDSVASKVQQIAEKLIEIPVVGRVAAGYPILAEENIENTLVVDPSFVQNNPNCFGLKVRGDSMINAGIFEGDTVIVNPQKDASNGEIVVALLGDEATLKRFEKKNNYINLIPENEKYQTITLTNREDFSIIGKVVGVFRLYN, encoded by the coding sequence ATGAAACTAAAACTAACAGATCGTCAGCAGGATATTTTGAATTTCATTCAGCAGTATCTTGATACCAACGGTTATCCTCCGACTTTGAGAGAAATTGGGAAGAAATTTGACATTTCCTCAACTTTTGGTGTTAAACGTCACTTAGAAGCTCTCGTTAAAAAAGGTTACTTAAATATTGAATCTCACCAAAGCAGAGCGCTTTCCATTGTAGATTCTGTTGCATCAAAAGTTCAGCAAATAGCCGAAAAATTGATTGAAATCCCAGTTGTTGGTAGAGTTGCAGCCGGTTACCCTATTCTTGCCGAAGAAAATATTGAAAATACTCTTGTAGTAGATCCTTCTTTTGTTCAGAATAATCCTAATTGTTTTGGATTGAAAGTACGAGGCGATAGTATGATCAATGCCGGAATTTTTGAAGGTGATACGGTTATAGTCAATCCGCAAAAAGATGCGTCTAATGGAGAAATTGTTGTTGCACTTCTTGGTGATGAAGCAACTTTGAAAAGATTTGAGAAAAAGAACAATTACATTAACCTTATACCGGAAAATGAAAAATATCAGACAATCACTCTAACAAATCGAGAAGATTTTTCGATAATAGGAAAGGTTGTCGGAGTTTTCCGGCTATATAATTAG
- a CDS encoding isoprenyl transferase — MAATLTEQDKIRFNQLKQTGEIPKHIAIIMDGNGRWAKNRNLPRVAGHKEGVESVRYMVESCAHLGVDVLTLYTFSTENWNRPKDEVSTLMRLIVKSLQNETNELHKNDIRLTAIGNIKSLPNIVQNELHQAMDKTANNKRLTLNLALSYSGRWELLEAVKTIIDDFQKGIITKKDINEHLVSQHLTTKDFPDPDLLIRSGGEYRISNFLLWQLAYSELYVSDVLWPDFRTEELYNAVKDFQKRERRFGLVSEQVSQKTKDIDNAKKLSKQKAEI, encoded by the coding sequence TTGGCAGCAACTCTCACAGAACAAGATAAAATAAGATTCAATCAACTAAAACAAACCGGTGAGATTCCTAAGCATATAGCTATTATTATGGACGGCAACGGTAGATGGGCAAAAAATAGAAATCTACCTCGTGTTGCCGGACATAAAGAAGGCGTCGAATCTGTTCGTTACATGGTTGAGTCATGTGCACACTTGGGTGTTGATGTGTTGACACTCTATACTTTCTCTACTGAAAATTGGAATAGACCAAAAGATGAAGTTTCGACTTTGATGAGACTCATTGTTAAGAGTTTACAAAACGAAACTAATGAGTTACACAAAAATGATATTCGTTTAACTGCTATTGGTAACATTAAATCCTTGCCGAACATAGTGCAAAACGAGCTGCATCAAGCAATGGATAAGACCGCGAATAATAAGAGATTAACTCTTAATTTAGCACTGAGTTATAGCGGCAGATGGGAACTTTTAGAAGCAGTAAAGACTATAATCGACGATTTCCAAAAAGGTATTATTACCAAAAAAGATATCAACGAGCATTTAGTTTCGCAGCACTTAACAACAAAAGATTTTCCCGATCCGGATTTGCTCATCCGAAGCGGTGGTGAATATAGAATTAGTAATTTTTTATTATGGCAGCTCGCATATTCCGAGTTGTATGTTTCAGATGTACTCTGGCCGGATTTCAGAACTGAAGAACTTTATAATGCAGTTAAGGATTTTCAAAAAAGAGAACGAAGATTCGGTTTAGTTAGTGAACAAGTTTCCCAAAAGACTAAAGATATTGATAATGCAAAAAAACTCTCTAAGCAGAAAGCTGAAATATAG